The Primulina huaijiensis isolate GDHJ02 chromosome 9, ASM1229523v2, whole genome shotgun sequence genomic interval GAACTTCTTTATAAGCAGATGCAAGGTATATAAATTGAATGAACTTCAACAAGCTTGGattaataattttcaataaCTATTTTACCGATacttatatttttctaaaaaaaaaaattatatcaattttgaaattttgttacaAACGGAACCTCACCTTTCCTCATACGCTATATTAATATATTGCAAAAATGGAGATGACTTTGATGTTACAACAATAGCTCTATTAAGGCAGAGCCTCTTGGGTTAACCCGGCCAGATATACGTGCATGGAGAAGAATTTTACACTAAGCGGCTTGCATTTGGCGATCTGTTTCCTGGATAGACTCGTTTGTTTCCACCACTTCCACCGGGAAATCATCAGAACTTTCCACTGGTTGATATAGACCTCGGATGAATCGAGTAAATGCAGGAAAATGTTCGGGAGAAAAGAAATATGCTCCCATTCTTTGATACGTGAACAAGTCCATTGTTACAGGCTCGTCCAACAAGTGATTCTTGATCAGTTCGAAACGCCTGGAATCACCCGAAACCAGTAAGTTTTGTCCAGACACCTCCACTCTATGGTCTCTGCAGGAAGCTATTATTTGCTCCAGCAATGATTCTGGGCTCGAGCGAGATTCAACTGGCTGGTGCTCATCTGATAGGTCCATTCCGGGGAGTATAATCTTGCACGAGTTCCTCGCAAAAATTTCAGCTATAGATTCATATCCATCTCTATTGACGGTGTTATAGAACCCTGCTGTTAACTCGGAAGGGTGGGAACGTGATTTAAACCACGAGTGTGTCAGAGGAACTTTACCAGATATAGTAACTGGTACGTCTTTGAAAGTTGATACCGCAAGTGACAAGATTCGATCTCCGTGGGATACCAGAAGGGTTGAATACCAAGAAAGGAAAAAATCGCCATATGGGCTCTCCCAAGATCCACCATTTTCATTGAAAAAGCCACTGGAGATTGAAGTATCATTGTAGCCGGGAGCATCATGGGGACCACCAAGTCCCCATAGAGGATTTCCCAGTTCTTCGGCACACTGCCTAAGATTTCTAAGCATATATTTGTCGTAACATTGAAATTCTCCGAACCCATGATGACTATTGTTATTAAGTGGTTTGTGGTGTGATGGATATCCAAGCTCGCCGTCTGGTCCAAGACCAATAGATATACCCTGTACCATACAAAAGAATCCAACCAAAATCATTAATCTCTTTTGAAATATTCTAACTATTGTACTCTACCGATCCAAATGACCTCTTACCGTGATTGTGGAACCCAGGAAATGTGAGAATTCTGACTTGAAGGTACCACAAAAATCTCGGTACACTTCAAGTGGCGTCTTTCCATCTAAAACCGGAAGATCGTCCACTGATAATGACAGACAGTTTTTGTATTGCTGTCCTGACCTGTCGGTGAAGTATATGTTCGGGTCAGATTCACCTGTTCGAGAAACCCATTCTGGAAGTGGGATTTTGTGTTCTTCTGATGAATGGAAACAGAGAGATACATGAAGCTTAAGATCCAATTTCTGAACCATTTCTACAATAGCATGATAGCTTGTCCAGTTGTACTTTCCCATGGTTTCCCTTTCCACTATTCCCCACCACACCGGAAGCTCTACACCATCTACTCCCAATAATTTCAAAGCCTTTAATCCAATCGCTATTGCCCGTGCATGGTTTATTGCATTACAGTTAGATACGGTATCAAGCGGCAAACCGACATACACTTTCACACCATCAATCTGCAAGTGATCCACATCAGATTATGTCATTCAACttttcaagaatttaatattataacaaCCATTTAGGATATAACCATGCCTACTTTTATTAACTTGAAAACAAATGGATATGAATCAATTATCAAACTAcaaatagatttaaaaaaaaaatcagaattaAAAATAAACCGTATGAGTAACAACGAAAAgttaaaaacaaatcaataattGATTCGCATTTTATCTCCAAGGAAGCTTACAGGCTTGGCTCTTGCAATTTTTGAAGGTTTCTCAGAGAAGACCGCAGCTCCATTTTGTGAAGAGGCGGAGGCTCTGAGGCTGAAACCGACGGCAGATTTAGAAGGCCGACCGAGGCTCTGACTTTTACAAAGATCCCATCCCTttaaattcttattattattcttcAAATTCAAAATCTTGCCACAGCTACAGAACCCAAGATTATCATATCTTCCAATATTCACCTGTGACCCTCCAATCACCGAAATCTCCATGATTATTCAATGACTCTGGGTTCagaaagttttttaaaaaaatcgaatctttaatattatttatgcttaaaaatgGATGGAATTGGAGAAAAAGAGAACTGAACTAACTCGAGAAAATCTAGGGGATGATTTGTGTAAATTTATAGAGATATTGGCGATtaaatgaatatttgaatagATTCAAAGGAAGACAAATTGGAAATCTTAAGGAGAAAAGGAGGAAAACAGTGGTGGGACACGTTTCGGATAATCGGATGAAGAAACTGCTGTGCACTTAGGCCAAATTATATTCCTCTTTTACACCACCACCATACGTTGAATTGACTCAAATTCCCACTCTTAACAatcaatcataaaaattaatgacaatttCATTAACTCGATTTGAAACTCGAAATTATCGTCTGAAGatgaatatttatcaaatacatataataaataaatgttatcattttaaatgataaatctTTTATGATATGATCGATCTGTTTTGGATAATAGTATGTAAAGATATCTGACGTGTAAAGTTCTAGAAAATAAATATGGAGATATTTGACAATTATACGGCCAACCAATTAACGGCCGCCaccattattttgtttaatttgattttctaaaataatGGTCGGAATATTTTATGCATTCGGAGGATGATGAGTAGGCGCTGACTCATTTTCGTCCAAGATGTACCTATCAAGTGCAAGTGGCATGATGAAATTTGTTAAACCAAATTATTAGATAAATATGTTGAATTAAGGGGATGTTAgtgaaaaatctttaatcaaaatatttatttgagttcATTCTTTATCtataaaattgtggtactatgtcataaaaaatgtggtacacttcgtgtgaaaatgtggtacactttatatagaaatgtggtactaaaaaagtacctaaagactgaacaaaaaaaatcaacgaCTAGAGACTGAAGGCGAATTTGCAGTTGCCCATTTTCGTCCCTTCTTGTTTTCAAATTGGCCcatgttttcaaattatttgatacgtcgaattcaaataatttaatatttagtcatcatttaattttatttaaatttcgtTAGACCAAATGTCAAGGATTAGACGTGACATGTGGCCTTTACAAGCGCCATAAATTACGGATCATTTATTTGGATTAaccattaaaaaatatgtaaatataagTATAATTGACGATCTCGAAGATAGTATAGACAGAGATCATCGGtcaaacaaatttttatctcacggaaaaattcgaaaaaaaagTCTCAATCtacttatatatttataaaacatatgtatatatactatATCAGTAAGTGTGAGACTTTTTAAAGTAACTACTTTATACGATACTAAAATATGTAATTTGATgattatcttttttattttactaaaaaccTCTTCAaatcactccatattttacataaaaaaaatctaaacaaaactttttgtttttaaatcgaacaactcttctaaattgaaaataatttcatgttaattgtttagtattatttgatcaaattaaaataatatgaacACATACAACacatatacataatttattaGTATATAGcaaatcatcaaccaaaacgAGCTACAAAATTCAAGCACCACCACATATATACGTCTTTCGTACTGCCAGGTTATACGGCACATCAATAGAAAAATATTGAGCAGTTTTTGAAATTgagatgcaaaaaaaaaaaaaaaaacaatattaaatttaaatatcaaaGTATTTTTCAAGCATAGTTTTTATAAACAAttaagagattttttttttatatttttgaataaaaaataatagttaaacgagaattaaaatatttttataaaataatctttcaaacactttttaattctaaaaatattttaatagaaTTATTGATCGAatacatatttattcttaaaacaaatattttattaattttttgtaaaataacatttatacaaaagttttataaatatttatccaTATGTAGTTGAGTGGTAAAAGAatgttttcaaatttgaaaaaacCTCATCGTCCTATAAAAAATtggacaaaaacttatgtgagacagtcttacggatcgtattttgtgagacggatctcttatttgggtcatccattaaataatattactttttatgctaaaagtattattttttattgtgaatatcggtatggttgacctgtctcacatataaatattcgtgagaccgtctcacaagagacctactcaaaaaatTGAGTATAATTGAGCTGTGTCTTTTGTGAAATTGGTTGACTAATTCGATTCATActtttagtaaaaaaataatatttattatatgaaaaaaaatatttttgacatgaaaaacaattttttttcatgagatAAATCgaaaatcatctcaaaaaaattagttatcagaaatttaacattaattaataatataaatctaTATAATATTTACTTTTGCTGCTAAATATTTCCATAAACATAATCGATGGATTAATGCATCACTATCGGtacattaaaatatatgaaattcacagtattatatatatattgatttttaaaaataataatttcaaatttatttaagttgtgATTGGATAAGAGTATAAATTTGAATagtgaatttaaaataaaattcatattatatttcaaattcatcataaTAATCATTATATCTCTATATATAAGAAGAATTTAAAATTCACCAAACTTAAATTACCTGACCTCGGAGTCGTTAACTTActaataaaattgatttttttttccggATATTCAATAGTCTAGTGTTCAATAatataatttcatatattttagttatgaaatataaaattcgagaaaaataataattttaagacaatcaaaatgcattattttattttattttatatactcAATTGGCCGACCTTGACCCCTGTTATTTTGAGGTCATATCTAGTATTCAGAGTTTACCTCGATTTGGTACCGTTCTCGCGGCCCGCACCGAAACAGTGCTTTACTCCTAGATGTCCAGTCAACTGCTACGATTTCGGGGAGAACCAGCTAGCTCTGGGTTCGAATGGCATTTCACCCCTAACCACAACTCATCCGctgaatttttaatttcataaattaatttattatttaaatttacaaGATAATACTATTTTTGTCACCAAAACAAAAGACCAACTTGATGAGCAACATAACAAAACATTCAAAACCGAGGTGGTTCACCGGGGTACCCAATAGGGCCGGGTTGTGGCATTAAGCCTGATGGGCCAAAGTGAGACAAATGACTACCCGTAAATCCTACTGGAGAAGGCCCAATAGGTGGCCGTGGCGGTGCAGGCTGTTGGTTTGGTATTCCAAATGGAGGCCTAGGTGGACCATACCTCCGGCCCGTGAGGCAGTCTTCGACAAGCCAGCAACAACAGAACACATAGAAGCTGCAGcactcaaaattatatttttaaaacatttacaaACACTGAAAAAAGTGAAATCGAAGGAAAAATCACTTAATTTTAGAGGTATATCAAGAAAGTGATTTTCTTTGCTTTGCTTGGGGTTTTGAGGccttttaaataaattgttttCAAAGCAAACAATAATGAATACGACACATGTTTATTGAATATTCAAACATTTTTAATAGTAATTGCGAAAGATTTCAAATACACGTACATGAGATGTTGTAAGCATTTTCTAAATCAAATGCTTCCcaaacaaatcaaataaatatatggaTCCAAATACAATCTGAATAATAATTCTTAAAGAGAAAAATGTAGTTTTTATTGACAGAAGAGAGGAGGAGTTCTTACCAAGAAGAGAGAGCAGAGCATAGATTATAGAGAAAGCCGTGGACTAGACCAGAACCTGGACGATGACCGGGCCAAACAGGGTCCGGCCCATACCCACCAGGCCCACTCTGTGCTCTCATGGCTGCCTCCGGAGAAAGAGAGAAGGAGAAATGAAGAAGTGCTAATGGGAAGACGAGCGACCGAAGCGGTGGGGTTTGGAAACATTTCATGCAAAATATGTACACGCGTGCACTTCTTAcgaattaagaaaattattgaaaaaataaagtttacaaataatttttttttaattttaactcTATTTGTTTCATTAAAAACATGGTTATacattttccaataattatttaataagaacGAGATAAAATACTATTAAATATTAAAGTTGGACTATTCTATCAGGCAAAAGacaaattataaatcaaaatgGTTTGTATAAAGATTTGTATCTATGAAAGTCTTTGAAATCTACGTAGGAGTGgttaatatatgaatttttataaacaaATTCATATACCTTTATTTATcacatttatttgtttttgtgtttttagATGCATTGTTGTTTATGTGTTCtatgtgttagagtagatgtcctgcaaatcaactgttggctagggattttattgactcagttgtaattaacaatctttatttttatataattcattatttcatggtttgttatttctttatctgtatacccatgttatcaaacatagataaagaccttgattatattttaatacaaatgaatcgtaattcgatgttgaaactcatttgtaaacactgcatattctaaattcgttcctagtcgattcagccgcctaaaacagggataaaggtcgcttgaactcgagactagcatctgtgatgttgtgtactgcgtttcttggtaagggcatagagatgtccaaacatgcagatgggtagtcatatgatgattataccgaacaaccctccctcggactttccaagtagttatcattcatcgagaggataagtccgtggttatgattgtacaccattagtccttacgacccgggacaacactgaggctctatatgctagggctgtgctttgactcgtttaccggctccaggagagtcatcaggtggcgaggttgggtacagttgcgacacatataggagccagtgcattgtagtcggggattcaccgctcacctacgggtgtggatatcctatgtggtctgacgtaattatagtgcatggaatctctggccagagtatgagatgtacgttagagaaagagttctccaatagtacacgcgatgccactattatagttatcacatagttatcgaattaatatgcaaccctcgatgaaccaatggttgcagattcgattgggatatatgagatgaaaggaccgtactgtacgttaatcataatcgattggttcttgtaggcactatcagttatacctaggggatcatggggcgatgctactagacgctcttaccatgatccgatgggtgcaatcagaaatgagttctaacattcttgattaaggtgttgatgaaaagaatggggctaactagggtaagcccgaataagaataaatgttattctgaatcacaaggagttgtgaacccacggctagctgtatccctgaaccattgagggtcacacaagtactggatcgtttgttcccgttgagagaataaattcaagaagttgaatttatattatgatatagtaaattcaaggagttgaatttgtgataattaaattttgagaaaataaattcaacgagttgaatttatgagatagtaaattcaagaagttgaattcatgaaatttggagataataaattcaaggagttgaatttataagatttgataatttaatttattaaactcaaaagttaggtttattaaatattaaattttggatgtgataaaattcaaagagttgaatttataatattaaattcaaatgttgaa includes:
- the LOC140984598 gene encoding inactive beta-amylase 9-like → MEISVIGGSQVNIGRYDNLGFCSCGKILNLKNNNKNLKGWDLCKSQSLGRPSKSAVGFSLRASASSQNGAAVFSEKPSKIARAKPIDGVKVYVGLPLDTVSNCNAINHARAIAIGLKALKLLGVDGVELPVWWGIVERETMGKYNWTSYHAIVEMVQKLDLKLHVSLCFHSSEEHKIPLPEWVSRTGESDPNIYFTDRSGQQYKNCLSLSVDDLPVLDGKTPLEVYRDFCGTFKSEFSHFLGSTITGISIGLGPDGELGYPSHHKPLNNNSHHGFGEFQCYDKYMLRNLRQCAEELGNPLWGLGGPHDAPGYNDTSISSGFFNENGGSWESPYGDFFLSWYSTLLVSHGDRILSLAVSTFKDVPVTISGKVPLTHSWFKSRSHPSELTAGFYNTVNRDGYESIAEIFARNSCKIILPGMDLSDEHQPVESRSSPESLLEQIIASCRDHRVEVSGQNLLVSGDSRRFELIKNHLLDEPVTMDLFTYQRMGAYFFSPEHFPAFTRFIRGLYQPVESSDDFPVEVVETNESIQETDRQMQAA